A genomic stretch from Anaerococcus mediterraneensis includes:
- a CDS encoding DUF5633 domain-containing protein, translating into MKDKKNIGRAVLLACLFATSLSSCSIFKNKKEENFLDKSSKKSQQIIYEAKKTSIKKDKTTEVLVDAEIKKDDIVKVVKHGDHWHVFTKDGREKITYSDPNQIKDNSNFEMVSVVGKSQLKNKNVVAIKKHGDHYHVYLADGSEYLTYEDPSALFPNIKIGTYVGSHGQANRSKSKTQKIGETKKVKEKIEKDDERVIKILKHGDHYHIYTSKGNEFVTYEDPRALYPNASYGLYEGNHGDRKNMIAQILKEDKENQAKKKAAGIKDKKENSDKLVEADKLVKVEENKKTHNVVSILKHGDHYHIYTADGQEYISYGDPSGLYPDVPIGTYVGSHGDEKEDKKENKSQGKTGDDASTGNSNNKELDRLSKIENLKITNILGKEKVDRYDIVKILKHGDHYHIYDSKGNEGVTHVNPQDIYPHANFGHYEGSHGDEEKNKDEFKWPEGVTKIVSHGDHWHLYKGDEEIGVVTENPKSHYPNAEYIDESKDYSNVEVGDDDLFTYDSVNAKKIPGIEKIFDSRFNEMNSYGRIKDEKPAFGPGGQYKGGNVFYWLHGDHYHYLSIEDLVKMEKAGELGEFTAKDIVATLKYKMENPDEKIGNDYDDEKSEILRYNIIQMLKREYPEADVDNIELNFHVFGSSNFTFHISDFEDVDGKIVYKKGKLPEMKKEETSEENPDKKEEENPSNENAEENKSEIPSEENSKAEEGKKEPENKVEKQEIDKKEKEENLEKAQDGFASKEEAEKAAKKALENNHSKDSYDLFQGTDGRWYYSLK; encoded by the coding sequence ATGAAAGATAAGAAAAATATAGGAAGGGCTGTCTTACTTGCTTGCCTTTTTGCAACAAGCCTAAGCTCATGCTCCATTTTTAAAAATAAAAAAGAAGAAAATTTTTTAGATAAATCTAGCAAAAAAAGCCAACAAATAATATACGAAGCTAAGAAAACCAGTATCAAAAAAGATAAGACAACAGAAGTCTTGGTAGATGCTGAAATTAAAAAGGACGATATAGTCAAAGTTGTAAAACACGGTGACCACTGGCATGTATTTACCAAGGATGGTAGGGAAAAAATAACCTACTCAGATCCAAACCAAATTAAGGATAATTCTAATTTTGAAATGGTCAGTGTTGTAGGAAAAAGCCAACTAAAAAACAAAAATGTAGTGGCTATTAAAAAACACGGCGACCATTACCACGTTTATCTGGCAGATGGGAGTGAATACCTTACCTATGAAGACCCATCAGCCTTATTTCCGAACATAAAAATAGGGACTTATGTAGGAAGCCATGGACAAGCAAATAGAAGCAAGAGCAAAACACAAAAAATAGGAGAAACTAAAAAAGTAAAAGAAAAGATCGAAAAAGACGACGAAAGAGTTATAAAAATCCTAAAACACGGTGACCACTACCATATTTATACATCAAAGGGCAATGAGTTTGTGACCTACGAAGACCCAAGAGCCCTCTATCCAAATGCATCTTATGGTCTATATGAAGGTAACCATGGCGATAGGAAAAATATGATAGCACAGATTCTCAAAGAGGATAAGGAAAACCAAGCTAAGAAAAAAGCGGCCGGTATAAAAGATAAGAAGGAAAACTCTGATAAACTAGTAGAAGCTGACAAGCTGGTAAAAGTAGAAGAAAATAAAAAAACTCATAATGTAGTGAGCATCCTAAAACACGGCGACCACTACCACATCTATACAGCAGATGGACAAGAGTATATAAGCTATGGAGATCCATCAGGTCTTTATCCAGATGTGCCAATAGGAACCTATGTCGGTAGCCACGGAGATGAAAAAGAAGATAAAAAAGAAAACAAAAGCCAAGGAAAAACAGGAGATGATGCAAGCACAGGCAATTCAAACAATAAAGAATTAGATAGGCTTTCAAAGATAGAAAACTTAAAAATTACAAACATCCTAGGCAAGGAAAAAGTAGACCGATACGATATTGTAAAAATACTAAAACATGGTGACCATTACCATATTTATGACTCAAAAGGCAATGAAGGTGTGACTCATGTAAACCCACAAGATATCTACCCACATGCAAACTTTGGCCACTATGAGGGAAGCCACGGAGATGAAGAGAAGAATAAAGATGAATTTAAGTGGCCAGAAGGGGTTACAAAAATAGTAAGCCACGGAGACCACTGGCACCTATACAAGGGTGATGAAGAAATAGGGGTAGTCACAGAAAATCCAAAATCCCACTACCCAAATGCCGAATATATAGACGAATCAAAAGACTATTCAAATGTAGAAGTCGGGGATGATGATCTATTTACCTACGATAGCGTAAACGCTAAAAAAATCCCAGGAATTGAAAAAATCTTTGATAGTAGGTTCAACGAAATGAATAGCTATGGACGAATAAAAGATGAAAAACCTGCCTTTGGACCAGGCGGCCAATACAAGGGCGGCAATGTATTCTACTGGCTCCATGGTGACCACTACCACTACCTAAGTATAGAAGACTTGGTAAAAATGGAAAAAGCTGGAGAGCTTGGAGAATTCACTGCCAAAGATATAGTCGCAACCTTAAAATACAAAATGGAAAATCCAGATGAAAAAATAGGAAATGACTATGACGACGAAAAATCTGAAATCCTAAGATATAATATTATTCAAATGTTGAAAAGAGAATATCCTGAAGCAGATGTAGATAATATAGAGCTAAACTTCCATGTATTTGGCTCAAGCAACTTCACTTTCCATATAAGCGATTTTGAAGATGTTGATGGCAAGATAGTCTATAAAAAAGGCAAGCTTCCAGAGATGAAAAAAGAAGAAACTAGTGAAGAAAATCCAGATAAAAAGGAAGAAGAAAATCCTTCTAATGAAAATGCTGAAGAAAACAAATCGGAAATTCCTTCAGAAGAAAATTCGAAAGCAGAAGAAGGGAAAAAAGAGCCAGAAAATAAGGTGGAAAAGCAAGAGATAGATAAAAAAGAGAAAGAAGAAAACTTAGAAAAAGCCCAAGACGGTTTTGCAAGCAAAGAAGAAGCAGAAAAGGCTGCTAAAAAAGCCCTAGAAAATAACCATTCAAAAGATTCATACGATCTCTTCCAAGGAACAGATGGAAGATGGTACTACAGCCTAAAGTAA
- a CDS encoding citrate synthase, producing MNKNIKEKLKAYAKKIEKESTIDRDIYEKYNIKRGLRNKNGTGVLVGVTKVGDVCGYEIKDGEKIPAEGELFYRGYPITKIVRDVERTNRLGFEEIIYLLLFNKLPKAKELEIFKDVLADQRKLPAYFIEDTIMKVPGSDIMNKMMRSMLALYTYDKNPDGTDTKNVLKQSLSLISKIPLIAIYSYQVKIHNFDKKSLVIHNPDPEKTIAENILAMLRIDQIYTREEAQILDLLLIVHAEHGGGNNSAFATHVVSSSGTDSYSAMAAGLASLKGPRHGGANIKVSQMLDNIKENIANTGDKKEIEAYLEKILDKKAFDGQGLIYGLGHAVYTLSDPRATLLKEKARDLAKIKGREADFLFVENVEKIGQKLIQEKFGRAYPPCANVDLYSGLVYDMLEIPKELYLPCFAIARTVGWSAHRLEQIADTKIIRPAYKSLSQVKEYINLEDR from the coding sequence ATGAATAAGAATATAAAAGAAAAATTAAAGGCTTATGCAAAAAAAATAGAAAAAGAATCGACCATAGATAGGGATATTTATGAAAAATATAATATAAAAAGAGGGCTTAGGAATAAAAATGGGACCGGAGTCCTCGTTGGGGTCACCAAGGTGGGTGATGTTTGCGGTTATGAGATAAAAGACGGGGAAAAAATCCCAGCCGAGGGAGAGCTTTTCTACAGGGGCTATCCTATAACAAAAATTGTAAGGGATGTAGAAAGGACAAATAGGCTTGGCTTTGAGGAGATAATCTATCTTTTGCTTTTTAATAAATTGCCAAAGGCAAAAGAGCTTGAGATTTTCAAAGATGTCCTAGCTGACCAGAGGAAATTACCTGCTTATTTTATAGAAGATACCATAATGAAGGTCCCAGGTTCTGATATAATGAACAAGATGATGAGGTCTATGCTGGCCCTTTATACCTATGATAAAAATCCAGATGGGACTGATACAAAAAATGTCCTAAAACAATCCTTATCCCTAATTTCAAAAATCCCCCTCATAGCTATATATTCCTACCAGGTCAAAATCCACAATTTTGATAAAAAATCCCTGGTAATCCACAATCCAGACCCAGAAAAAACCATAGCAGAAAACATCCTAGCTATGCTTAGGATCGATCAAATATATACTAGAGAAGAAGCACAAATCCTAGACCTACTTTTGATAGTCCATGCAGAGCACGGCGGCGGAAATAACTCTGCCTTTGCAACCCACGTTGTATCATCATCAGGGACTGACTCCTACTCTGCAATGGCAGCTGGCCTTGCCTCTCTAAAAGGGCCAAGACACGGGGGAGCAAATATAAAAGTAAGCCAGATGCTTGATAATATAAAAGAAAATATAGCAAATACAGGAGATAAAAAAGAAATAGAGGCCTACCTAGAAAAAATCCTAGACAAAAAAGCCTTTGACGGCCAGGGACTAATCTACGGTTTGGGCCATGCTGTCTATACCCTATCAGACCCAAGGGCCACTCTTTTAAAAGAAAAAGCAAGGGACTTGGCTAAGATCAAGGGAAGAGAAGCAGATTTTCTTTTTGTAGAAAATGTAGAAAAAATTGGCCAAAAACTCATCCAAGAAAAGTTTGGCAGGGCCTATCCTCCATGCGCCAATGTCGACTTGTACTCAGGCCTAGTCTATGATATGCTAGAAATACCAAAAGAACTCTACCTGCCATGCTTTGCCATAGCCAGAACAGTAGGATGGTCAGCCCATAGGCTGGAGCAGATCGCAGATACAAAAATTATAAGACCAGCCTACAAGTCCCTAAGTCAAGTAAAAGAATACATAAATCTAGAAGACAGATAA
- a CDS encoding metal ABC transporter permease, translated as MLDILEYEFMQRAFIVGGLLALILPCMGQIVLLKRLSMIGDTLSHSSLAGLTIGLAFGFSPILAAIIACLLAGLSIELIRSKLRSYQEISTVIILAASIGLAGIFSSMVKNTNTISSYLFGSIVTISDEEFYLVIGVAIFVLAAYTILYKSLYLTIFDQQAAKIMGINTRIINLFITFLTAITVSISARTIGSLIVSSILVIPSICAMQYTKTYKNTLFLSIGFSMIFVCLGLIISYYLDLKPGSVIVLISVIWLVISLVIKRK; from the coding sequence ATGCTAGATATATTAGAATATGAATTTATGCAAAGGGCCTTTATAGTTGGAGGGCTTTTGGCCTTGATTTTGCCTTGTATGGGACAAATTGTGCTCCTTAAAAGACTATCGATGATAGGGGATACCCTATCTCATTCATCACTAGCTGGTCTTACTATAGGGCTGGCCTTTGGTTTTAGCCCGATTCTTGCTGCGATTATTGCCTGTCTTTTGGCAGGTCTTTCTATCGAGCTAATCAGGAGCAAATTAAGGTCATATCAGGAAATTTCAACAGTTATTATCTTGGCGGCGTCTATTGGTCTTGCGGGGATATTTTCATCTATGGTAAAAAATACCAATACGATATCGTCATATCTATTTGGTTCAATTGTTACAATTTCTGATGAGGAATTTTATCTTGTAATAGGAGTTGCTATTTTTGTACTAGCTGCTTATACAATTTTATACAAAAGTCTCTATCTAACAATCTTTGACCAACAAGCGGCAAAGATTATGGGAATAAACACCAGGATAATTAATCTATTTATTACATTTTTGACAGCTATTACAGTATCAATATCAGCCAGAACCATAGGGTCTCTGATAGTTTCATCTATCTTGGTCATACCAAGCATTTGTGCCATGCAATATACAAAAACTTATAAGAATACTCTGTTTTTATCTATAGGATTTTCTATGATTTTTGTATGCCTAGGCCTAATAATTTCCTATTACCTAGACCTAAAACCAGGCTCTGTAATAGTACTAATATCAGTCATATGGCTGGTTATTAGCCTAGTTATAAAGAGAAAATAA
- a CDS encoding aconitate hydratase — protein sequence MGLSLAMKILKNHLLKGQLVTGKEVAIKIDQTLTQDSTGTMAYLQLEAMDIEDVATENSVAYIDHNILQAGFENADDHEFIKSAANKFGIRFSKAGGGICHQVNLEQFAKPGSTLLGSDSHTPTGGGLGQLAIGAGGLEVAVAMAKGFYFLKVPKIYRVNLTKTLKASANAKDVILYILGKLTVKGGTGYIMEYTGEGVKSLSVTDRATICNMGAELGATTSIFPSDENTKAYLISQNREADYLELSADSDADYDETLEIDLSKIEPAVAKPHFPDQYEKVSDLGKIKLDQVAIGSCTNSSYMDLMKVAAILDGKKVHPDVSLVISPGSATILEKISENGALATIIKAGARVLESGCGPCIGMGQAPKSGGVSLRSFNRNFEGRSGTMDAKIYLASPETCAASAIAGFIVDPGEVDYKEDFDKNVSFNHTDAYFIEPEKDLSKRIKETVKGKNIKPFPKADKASDIDKKVIYKAGDGITTDDICPSNAHLLPFRSNIEYLSNFAFTTKIDDFKKRCQANGGGIIVAGENYGQGSSREHAALIPLYLGIKAVVAKSFARIHRSNLINNAILPLEFVNGEDYDKIDENDQVKISDMKNSIENGEFILENISKSIKIKLKSDLSDREKEILIQGGYLNYAKNLDLEAK from the coding sequence ATGGGCTTATCATTAGCTATGAAAATATTAAAAAATCATTTGTTGAAGGGACAACTTGTCACAGGCAAGGAGGTCGCAATAAAGATCGACCAGACCCTAACCCAGGATTCTACTGGGACTATGGCTTATTTGCAGCTAGAGGCCATGGACATAGAGGATGTGGCGACAGAAAACTCTGTTGCCTACATAGACCACAATATTTTGCAGGCGGGTTTTGAAAATGCCGATGACCACGAATTTATAAAGTCAGCTGCCAACAAGTTTGGGATCAGATTTTCCAAGGCAGGCGGCGGGATTTGCCACCAGGTCAACCTAGAGCAGTTTGCCAAACCTGGCTCTACTCTTTTAGGATCTGATTCCCACACTCCAACAGGGGGCGGCCTTGGCCAACTTGCTATAGGAGCTGGTGGTCTTGAGGTGGCGGTAGCTATGGCCAAGGGCTTTTATTTTTTGAAGGTGCCAAAGATTTATAGGGTCAATTTGACAAAGACCCTAAAAGCATCTGCCAATGCCAAGGATGTGATTTTGTATATCCTTGGCAAGCTAACTGTCAAGGGCGGAACAGGCTATATCATGGAATACACTGGAGAGGGAGTGAAGTCGCTTTCTGTGACAGATAGGGCAACTATTTGCAATATGGGGGCAGAACTTGGGGCAACAACTTCGATTTTCCCATCAGATGAAAATACCAAAGCCTATCTTATAAGCCAAAATAGGGAGGCAGACTACCTAGAATTATCTGCAGATTCTGATGCAGACTATGATGAAACTTTAGAAATAGACTTATCAAAAATCGAGCCGGCTGTTGCCAAACCACATTTTCCTGACCAATACGAAAAGGTATCTGATCTTGGAAAAATAAAGCTTGACCAGGTGGCTATTGGATCTTGTACAAACTCTTCTTATATGGATTTGATGAAGGTGGCAGCTATCCTAGATGGCAAAAAAGTCCATCCTGATGTATCCTTGGTTATTTCCCCAGGATCTGCTACTATTTTAGAAAAAATTTCAGAAAATGGGGCTCTTGCTACTATTATCAAGGCGGGTGCCAGGGTTTTAGAATCTGGTTGCGGACCTTGTATAGGCATGGGCCAGGCACCAAAATCAGGAGGGGTTTCTCTCAGGTCCTTTAATAGAAATTTTGAGGGAAGGTCAGGCACTATGGATGCCAAAATCTATCTAGCAAGTCCAGAAACCTGTGCAGCAAGTGCTATTGCTGGCTTTATAGTAGATCCGGGAGAGGTCGATTATAAAGAAGATTTTGACAAAAATGTAAGTTTCAACCATACAGATGCTTATTTTATTGAGCCTGAAAAAGACCTATCAAAGAGGATAAAAGAAACAGTCAAGGGCAAAAATATCAAGCCTTTTCCAAAAGCAGATAAGGCGAGCGATATAGATAAAAAAGTAATATACAAAGCAGGGGATGGGATCACAACTGATGATATTTGTCCTTCAAATGCTCATCTTTTACCATTTAGGTCAAATATTGAATATCTTTCAAACTTTGCCTTTACAACCAAGATTGACGATTTCAAAAAAAGATGCCAAGCAAATGGCGGGGGGATCATTGTTGCAGGCGAAAACTACGGCCAGGGATCATCCAGAGAACACGCAGCCCTCATACCTTTGTATCTGGGCATCAAGGCAGTAGTGGCCAAATCTTTTGCCAGAATCCACAGGTCCAACCTCATAAACAATGCGATTTTGCCATTGGAATTTGTAAATGGCGAAGACTATGACAAAATAGATGAAAATGACCAGGTAAAAATATCTGATATGAAAAATTCGATAGAAAATGGAGAATTTATCCTAGAAAATATCAGCAAAAGTATAAAAATAAAATTGAAGTCAGACCTTTCTGATAGGGAAAAAGAGATCCTTATCCAAGGCGGCTACCTAAACTACGCCAAAAACCTAGACTTGGAGGCAAAATGA
- a CDS encoding isocitrate/isopropylmalate dehydrogenase family protein, which translates to MKITLIKGDGIGPEITEVMKKVVDALEIDIEFEEINAGLSIFEKEGVYIPQRLFDSIEKNKIAIKGPITTPIGHGFRSINVELRKKFDLFANIRPIKAPGPLDLKFDGVDMVIFRENTEDLYAGIEKQISPDEAHSIKVITRDKSQRIIKKAFDFARENNRKKVSIITKANIMKLSDGLFLEVGREVAKAYPDIEFEELLVDNTAMQMVMNPGRFDVIVTENLYGDILSDLGAGLVGGLGLMPGVNKGKDIAIYESIHGSAPDIAGKNLANPIAMLLTMCLMLDDIGYKDQAEKVRASIYKCLSDKKNYTRDLGGTNTTSGICEIIISNLG; encoded by the coding sequence ATGAAAATCACACTTATAAAGGGCGATGGCATAGGTCCAGAGATCACAGAAGTTATGAAAAAAGTGGTCGATGCTCTAGAAATAGATATAGAATTTGAAGAAATAAACGCTGGTCTTAGCATTTTTGAAAAAGAGGGAGTCTATATTCCCCAAAGGCTTTTTGATTCTATAGAAAAAAATAAAATAGCCATAAAGGGCCCAATCACAACACCAATTGGCCATGGATTTAGGTCTATAAATGTAGAGCTCAGGAAGAAATTCGATCTTTTTGCCAACATCAGACCCATAAAGGCTCCAGGTCCTTTGGACCTAAAATTTGATGGGGTTGATATGGTGATCTTTAGGGAAAATACCGAAGACCTATATGCAGGCATTGAAAAACAAATCTCTCCTGACGAGGCTCATTCTATAAAGGTCATAACTAGGGATAAGTCCCAAAGGATAATAAAAAAGGCCTTTGATTTTGCAAGAGAAAATAATAGAAAAAAAGTAAGTATCATTACCAAGGCTAATATAATGAAACTTTCTGATGGGCTTTTTCTAGAAGTCGGTAGGGAAGTTGCCAAAGCTTATCCAGATATAGAATTTGAAGAGCTTTTGGTTGACAATACCGCCATGCAGATGGTTATGAACCCTGGGCGTTTTGATGTCATAGTTACAGAAAATCTCTACGGGGATATTTTATCAGACCTTGGAGCAGGACTTGTCGGTGGGCTTGGCCTCATGCCTGGAGTCAACAAGGGAAAAGACATTGCAATCTATGAATCAATCCACGGATCTGCACCAGATATAGCAGGCAAAAACCTTGCAAATCCAATAGCCATGCTTTTGACCATGTGTCTGATGTTAGATGATATTGGCTACAAAGACCAGGCAGAAAAGGTCAGAGCAAGCATCTATAAGTGCCTATCTGATAAGAAAAATTATACAAGAGATTTGGGCGGAACAAACACTACATCTGGGATTTGTGAGATAATAATTTCAAATTTGGGATAG
- a CDS encoding metal ABC transporter substrate-binding protein produces the protein MIKKFRNLFIIFLLALISMTACGKDDKSMKDKPVQEEKTEDKKTIYASFYPVAEFVKMIAGDKFEVKTIIDTSDEPHSFELTSQAMKDLGDADLIAYNGAGMESFIDDLKDNIKNNDKFLDLSAGLTLLDSSGEGSDMTSVNPHTWLSIKNAKIMVDNIYRKLSAMDPDNEGYYKENLDKVLSKFDKLDDKFTEELSKVKDKEKYFVVSHAAFNYLADDYGLKQVAVTGISPEEEPSAKDLKTIADFVKDKNIKTIFFEGKATPKVAETLAKNTGTKTSTLYTMENLDESMIEKGYIGLMEENLKALVESFNE, from the coding sequence ATGATCAAAAAATTTAGAAATTTATTTATTATTTTTCTCCTTGCCCTTATTTCTATGACAGCTTGTGGCAAGGACGATAAGAGTATGAAAGATAAACCAGTTCAGGAAGAAAAAACTGAGGATAAAAAGACTATTTATGCTAGTTTTTATCCTGTGGCTGAGTTTGTTAAGATGATTGCAGGAGATAAGTTTGAGGTTAAGACTATTATAGATACTAGTGATGAACCCCATTCTTTTGAGCTGACAAGCCAAGCTATGAAAGATCTAGGAGATGCTGATTTGATAGCCTATAATGGGGCTGGTATGGAGTCTTTTATAGATGACCTCAAGGACAATATAAAGAATAATGATAAGTTTTTAGATTTATCAGCTGGCCTTACCCTGCTAGATTCTTCTGGGGAAGGTTCTGATATGACTTCGGTAAATCCACACACCTGGCTTTCTATAAAAAACGCCAAAATTATGGTTGATAATATCTATAGGAAACTTTCAGCTATGGATCCTGATAACGAAGGTTATTACAAAGAAAACCTGGATAAGGTGCTTTCAAAATTTGATAAACTTGATGATAAATTTACAGAGGAGCTTTCCAAGGTTAAGGATAAGGAGAAATATTTTGTTGTTTCCCATGCAGCTTTCAATTATCTAGCAGATGATTATGGTCTAAAGCAAGTGGCTGTAACAGGAATATCTCCTGAAGAAGAACCATCTGCTAAAGATCTCAAGACAATTGCAGATTTTGTTAAAGATAAAAATATAAAAACAATATTTTTTGAAGGCAAGGCAACCCCAAAAGTTGCTGAGACTTTGGCAAAAAATACTGGCACCAAGACTTCTACTCTTTATACAATGGAAAACTTAGACGAATCTATGATAGAAAAAGGCTATATTGGCCTTATGGAAGAAAATCTAAAGGCCCTGGTTGAGTCCTTCAATGAATAG
- a CDS encoding RNA polymerase sigma factor codes for MDFSKIYEDYNKDVYRFVLSLCHNPDLAIDICHETFAKAMDKLDTYDGSYDIRSWLFAIGKNTLYDFYRKNKKLTITDDLEANPDPSISFVEDLTDKDLALNVHKFLHSMNEPYKEVFNHRVFGELDFKSISEIFGKSDSQARVTFYRAKNMIKDYLEENHEI; via the coding sequence ATGGATTTTTCTAAAATTTATGAAGACTACAATAAGGATGTATATAGATTTGTCCTAAGCCTGTGTCATAACCCTGACCTGGCTATTGACATTTGCCATGAGACTTTTGCCAAGGCTATGGACAAGCTTGATACCTACGATGGATCTTACGATATTAGGTCATGGCTTTTTGCTATAGGCAAAAATACTCTCTATGATTTTTATAGGAAGAATAAAAAATTAACCATTACCGATGACTTGGAGGCTAATCCTGATCCTAGTATCTCTTTTGTAGAAGACTTGACTGATAAGGACTTGGCTCTCAATGTCCACAAGTTTTTGCACTCTATGAATGAGCCCTATAAAGAGGTTTTCAATCACAGGGTTTTTGGTGAACTAGACTTTAAAAGCATAAGTGAAATTTTTGGCAAAAGCGACTCCCAGGCCAGAGTTACTTTTTATAGGGCGAAAAATATGATTAA
- a CDS encoding metal ABC transporter ATP-binding protein: protein MNREVIKVEGLKFAYDKDLILDDLNFEVNEGDFVALVGANGVGKSTLLKLILGELKAAQGQIRIFGDPIKKDNHYRDLAYISQNAVASYRNFPTSVEEAIKIHLAYLKKKSDPKELMEKLGLYDHRKKSLSELSGGQIQRFAISLALIKDASLILLDEPTTGIDEDFAKEFFEDLINLKKDNKTILIITHQLDMAGSFVDYALRIKKGKIEKISRERLSL, encoded by the coding sequence ATGAATAGAGAAGTCATAAAGGTAGAAGGTCTCAAATTTGCCTATGATAAGGATTTGATCCTTGATGATCTTAATTTTGAAGTTAATGAGGGAGATTTTGTGGCCCTGGTTGGAGCAAATGGAGTTGGCAAGTCAACCCTGCTGAAGCTTATATTGGGAGAATTAAAGGCTGCGCAAGGTCAGATAAGGATATTTGGAGACCCTATAAAAAAGGACAATCATTATAGGGACCTTGCCTATATTTCTCAAAATGCTGTAGCATCTTATAGGAATTTCCCAACAAGTGTTGAAGAGGCTATAAAAATCCACCTTGCCTATCTAAAAAAGAAATCAGATCCAAAAGAACTTATGGAAAAGCTTGGCTTATATGACCATAGAAAGAAGTCTTTATCTGAATTATCAGGAGGGCAAATCCAAAGATTTGCTATAAGTCTTGCCCTAATAAAAGATGCCAGCCTTATCTTACTTGATGAGCCTACGACAGGTATAGATGAGGATTTTGCAAAAGAATTTTTTGAAGACCTTATCAATCTCAAAAAAGATAATAAGACGATTTTGATAATTACCCACCAGCTTGATATGGCAGGATCTTTTGTAGATTATGCTTTGAGGATAAAAAAGGGAAAAATAGAAAAAATAAGCAGAGAAAGGCTTAGTTTGTGA